In a single window of the Danio aesculapii chromosome 20, fDanAes4.1, whole genome shotgun sequence genome:
- the LOC130247934 gene encoding uncharacterized protein LOC130247934 has protein sequence MASAEDVGAKRQMFYEIECVIDDCDADVEYKPLSDSDEFDEEEEPREEDIDSSEEWEPLMQSKLKKNASPSSSSSLPRRRGRPRKNVSNPPLPAPVKQILPKIAPAPPGVKRRRGRPPKDTSKIKLLPKPTLYPMIVPKPPVFATLIPNTSAQNLKLGPNSTSTITLGPNFSPLTLSSPTSSVNLNPNSAPILIPNSTSAFNLSPNSATSASNSQSLATLFCTTTTSTKILVDGDSRGSKAEEQTSVNATEEESPAPKDENPEFSESPNAKRQRLSLAFLPLASAQQISGSLNHISQPVSDHAPASESSPELSFQPSPTTMDDQLTSIFGSDPKPEADSDLDGDTDGISDSEKEDELWEDDFDSGEDWNLLREVQII, from the exons ATGGCATCGGCGGAGGATGTCGGTGCGAAAAGGCAAATGTTTTATGAAATCGAGTGTGTAATAGACGACTGCGATGCTGATGTTGAATATAAACCCCTGTCAGACAGCGACGAGTTCGACGAAGAGGAGGAACCGCGCGAAGAAGA TATTGATTCTTCTGAAGAATGGGAGCCTCTCATGCAGTCGAAATTAAAGAAAAATGCATCcccatcgtcatcatcatctttaCCACGACGAAGAGGACGCCCACGTAAAAACGTTTCCAATCCTCCGTTACCAGCACCAGTGAAACAAATTTTGCCTAAAATCGCACCAGCTCCCCCTGGTGTGAAGAGACGGAGAGGCAGACCTCCTAAAGACACATCCAAGATCAAACTCCTTCCCAAACCCACCCTGTATCCCATGATCGTGCCCAAACCACCTGTGTTTGCAACTTTGATTCCTAATACTTCAGCGCAGAACCTTAAACTTGGGCCTAATTCCACGTCCACGATTACACTCGGCCCTAATTTCAGTCCTTTAACTCTTTCCAGTCCCACATCCTCCGTTAACCTGAATCCCAATTCTGCACCCATACTCATCCCGAATTCCACATCTGCTTTTAATCTCAGCCCGAATTCTGCTACATCCGCTTCGAATTCGCAATCGCTTGCCACGCTCTTCTGTACTACTACTACATCGACAAAGATTCTGGTAGACGGCGACTCCAGAGGGAGCAAAGCCGAAGAGCAGACGAG TGTGAATGCAACCGAAGAAGAAAGCCCTGCTCCAAAGGACGAAAACCCAGAATTCTCAGAATCGCCTAATGCAAAGAGGCAACGACTCTCATTAGCATTTCTTCCATTGGCCAGTGCACAACAGATAAGCGGATCCTTAAATCACATTTCACAACCTGTTTCTGATCATGCACCTGCTTCTGAATCTTCCCCGGAGCTCAGTTTTCAACCTTCTCCAACAACCATGGATGATCAGTTGACCTCAATATTTGGCTCTGATCCCAAGCCTGAGGCCGACAGTGACCTTGATGGAGACACTGATGGGATCAGTGATTCAGAGAAGGAGGACGAGCTGTGGGAAGATGA